The following coding sequences are from one Raphanus sativus cultivar WK10039 unplaced genomic scaffold, ASM80110v3 Scaffold4614, whole genome shotgun sequence window:
- the LOC130507488 gene encoding uncharacterized protein LOC130507488, with protein MDAKIKDGVLRMIVSTTSVLAFSLLTQDHPFVVKGRKRLDDSTQRKGDGSVCVSFNLPGVYGVDILVMPNQNEVKFYVENKEVYEHDESCHIFMGAVNCAYVFAHGVPLLSHDIAWDAEFGVLT; from the exons atgGATGCGAAGATTAAAGATGGAGTCTTGAGGATGATTGTCTCGACAACAAGTGTACTCGCTTTCTCCCTCCTAACACAG GACCATCCATTTGTGGTGAAAGGTCGTAAGCGTTTAGACGATAGTACACAACGAAAAGGTGATGGAAGTGTTTGCGTTTCATTCAACTTGCCAGGTGTTTATGGTGTTGATATACTGGTGATGCCTAATCAGAATGAAGTCAAGTTCTACGTTGAGAACAAGGAGGTGTATGAGCATGATGAGAGCTGCCATATCTTCATGGGAGCTGTCAACTGTGCTTACGTTTTTGCTCATGGAGTCCCACTATTGAGCCATGACATCGCTTGGGATGCTGAGTTTGGTGTTCT